One part of the Calditrichota bacterium genome encodes these proteins:
- a CDS encoding DUF5131 family protein: MKKSNTDRIGLERWNPITGCTKYSAGCKNCYAERMANKLASWNNPRYENGFGFKMHDDLLEKPLKVKKSRKYFVCSMSDLFHENATDEFILKVFETMNLAQQHTFMVVTKRAERLLELNEKINWTDNIIMGVTIESDKYEFRADLLKQTGALHKYLSLKPLLSSLNNLKLDGIDWLLVGGESGGEDVRPVKIEWLRELRDKSVEANIPFYFRQWGRAENNPDPLDPSIKNVKGGLLLDGQTWKQLPSVLQ; this comes from the coding sequence ATGAAGAAAAGTAATACAGATAGAATTGGATTAGAGCGTTGGAACCCAATTACCGGTTGCACGAAATATAGTGCCGGATGCAAGAACTGTTATGCTGAAAGAATGGCTAATAAACTGGCGAGCTGGAATAATCCCAGATATGAAAATGGCTTTGGATTTAAAATGCATGATGATTTACTGGAAAAGCCTCTGAAAGTAAAAAAGAGCAGAAAATACTTTGTTTGCTCCATGTCTGATTTGTTTCATGAAAATGCAACAGATGAATTCATTCTCAAGGTTTTTGAAACAATGAATTTAGCGCAACAGCATACTTTTATGGTTGTAACCAAGAGGGCAGAGAGGCTTCTGGAACTGAATGAGAAGATAAACTGGACTGATAATATTATTATGGGTGTTACTATAGAAAGCGATAAATATGAGTTTCGCGCTGACCTGCTAAAACAAACAGGGGCTCTTCATAAATACCTATCCTTAAAGCCGCTGTTAAGCTCTTTGAACAACTTAAAGCTGGATGGCATTGATTGGCTTTTGGTTGGCGGAGAATCTGGTGGAGAAGATGTAAGGCCTGTTAAGATAGAATGGCTGAGAGAGCTCAGGGATAAGTCTGTTGAGGCAAATATTCCTTTTTATTTCCGTCAATGGGGCAGGGCTGAGAACAATCCCGATCCACTTGATCCGAGCATTAAAAATGTAAAAGGTGGCTTATTGTTAGATGGCCAAACCTGGAAACAACTACCGAGTGTTTTACAATAA